From a region of the Balaenoptera ricei isolate mBalRic1 chromosome 11, mBalRic1.hap2, whole genome shotgun sequence genome:
- the LOC132374152 gene encoding beta-defensin 110-like — translation MSFLIAARSELEPKYRFERCQEVKGICKTFCDDVEYDYGYCIKWRIQCCI, via the coding sequence ATGTCTTTCTTGATTGCAGCCAGAAGTGAACTTGAACCAAAGTATAGATTTGAGAGATGCCAAGAAGTGAAAGGAATATGTAAAACATTTTGTGATGACGTTGAATATGATTACGGATACTGCATTAAATGGAGAATTCAGTGCTGCATATAA
- the DEFB113 gene encoding beta-defensin 113, giving the protein MKILCIFLIFIFTISCGPSVLQRKTREKTRGIEERKRQCYLVRGACKTSCNSWEYVFTDCDSEPCCVVREYIMPVKPSTTTKASITVNYTPATLRNTTDASYVSSTLRNTNDANYNSTTLSNTTDVNYNSTI; this is encoded by the exons ATGAAGATACTTTGTATTTTCCTGATCTTTATCTTCACCATATCTTGTGGTCCATCAG TTTTGCagaggaaaacaagagaaaaaacaagaggaattgaagaaagaaaaagacaatgttACCTTGTTCGTGGTGCTTGCAAGACTTCATGCAACTCCTGGGAATACGTATTTACTGACTGCGATTCGGAGCCCTGCTGTGTTGTACGGGAATACATAATGCCAGTCAAACCCAGCACAACCACTAAAGCTTCTATAACTGTAAATTATACTCCTGCTACACTACGTAATACTACAGATGCAAGTTATGTTTCTAGTACACTACGTAATACTAATGACGCAAATTATAATTCTACTACACTGTCTAATACTACAGATGTAAATTATAATTCCACTATATAA
- the LOC132373959 gene encoding beta-defensin 110-like, with product MKIHLFFFILLFWVTILPARKRYPHYGSLDLRRECRRGNGRCKPECRNTEVRIAYCIRPGTRCCLQK from the exons ATGAAgattcatctctttttctttattctactcttttGGGTCACAATTTTACCAG CCAGAAAAAGATATCCTCACTACGGTAGCTTGGATTTGAGGAGAGAGTGCAGAAGGGGTAATGGTCGATGTAAACCTGAGTGCCGTAACACTGAAGTTAGGATTGCTTACTGCATAAGACCTGGAACTCGTTGCTGCTTGCAGAAGTAA